A genomic window from Candidatus Polarisedimenticolia bacterium includes:
- a CDS encoding ATP-dependent Clp protease proteolytic subunit, with protein sequence MSEPETRALSRLVAIFGIVAAAILLIQAAVLCGLGVMIYRAMPDLGGTLSDFVDEQIDAGEESPRLDVDDPLLHARKVLLFHDVNSRTAKDVTARLIYLSQLDPAKPIDLYISTQGGWEDNAFAIIDTMRAIAAPVNTWAVGGCYSAGVLILTAGTGRRYATEDSVLMIHANLENPTGEAYSYPPLAQQRYERVYKETA encoded by the coding sequence ATGAGCGAACCGGAGACGCGCGCTCTTTCGCGGCTCGTCGCGATCTTCGGGATCGTGGCGGCCGCCATCCTCTTGATCCAGGCCGCCGTCCTGTGCGGATTGGGAGTAATGATCTATCGGGCGATGCCCGACCTGGGCGGCACGCTCTCTGACTTCGTCGACGAGCAGATCGATGCCGGGGAGGAATCGCCGCGCCTCGACGTGGACGATCCGCTCCTGCACGCGCGCAAGGTCCTCCTGTTCCACGACGTGAACTCCCGCACCGCCAAGGATGTCACCGCCCGCCTCATCTACCTGAGCCAGCTCGACCCGGCCAAGCCGATCGACCTCTACATCTCGACACAGGGGGGATGGGAGGACAACGCCTTCGCCATCATCGACACGATGCGGGCCATCGCGGCGCCGGTCAACACCTGGGCGGTCGGAGGCTGCTATTCGGCGGGCGTGCTCATCCTGACGGCCGGCACCGGACGGCGCTACGCCACCGAGGATTCGGTGCTGATGATCCACGCCAACCTGGAGAACCCCACCGGCGAGGCCTATTCCTATCCGCCGCTGGCGCAGCAGCGCTACGAGCGCGTCTACAAGGAGACGGCCA
- a CDS encoding DoxX family protein: MERWLGRYADWIYGIMRLVVGFLFACHGAQKLFGALGGQQMLHPPLIATAGVIEFFGGVLVAIGLFAGWAAFLASGTMAVAYFMAHAPNGFWPIVNHGEPAVLYCFVFLYIASRGSGRLSVESLIKRKSL, translated from the coding sequence ATGGAACGCTGGCTGGGAAGGTACGCCGATTGGATCTACGGCATCATGCGGCTCGTGGTCGGATTCCTCTTCGCCTGCCATGGAGCGCAGAAGCTGTTCGGCGCCCTCGGCGGACAGCAAATGCTGCACCCTCCGCTGATTGCGACGGCCGGGGTCATCGAGTTCTTCGGCGGAGTGCTGGTGGCGATCGGGCTCTTCGCGGGATGGGCAGCCTTCCTGGCGAGCGGCACGATGGCGGTGGCCTACTTCATGGCCCACGCTCCCAACGGCTTCTGGCCCATCGTCAACCATGGAGAGCCGGCGGTCCTGTACTGCTTCGTATTCCTCTACATCGCCTCGCGCGGCTCGGGCCGTCTCAGCGTCGAATCGCTCATCAAGAGGAAAAGCCTCTAA
- a CDS encoding CPBP family intramembrane glutamic endopeptidase — protein MKGLFTRSYILLLLLALIALFLAVPRPITPGPLIIGAVIMAVLLALGLRAAAPFGRGAPILENASSKELVPAPGRRLGIALLIGVVMGGFLLGLLIFLASKEPLLRTRLAERANQPAWMPWALAVEASILEEIIFRLFLMSGVIWLAPRILRAKRRDQASPALVWTAIGISALAFGLVHLPSWTAAVHPTLFLVASVLALNGAAGVVLGWIYWNWGIEAAILCHFAGDMMLQGIGPRLMGS, from the coding sequence TTGAAAGGCCTCTTCACACGCAGCTACATCCTGTTGCTCCTCCTCGCCCTGATCGCGCTGTTCCTGGCCGTCCCCAGACCCATCACCCCCGGTCCGCTGATCATCGGAGCGGTCATCATGGCCGTGCTCCTCGCGCTGGGGCTGCGCGCCGCCGCTCCCTTCGGGCGGGGGGCGCCCATCCTGGAAAACGCATCCAGCAAAGAGCTCGTCCCGGCACCGGGGCGGCGTCTCGGCATCGCGCTTCTCATCGGCGTGGTGATGGGTGGGTTTCTGCTGGGATTGCTGATCTTCCTCGCCTCGAAGGAGCCGCTGTTGAGGACGCGCCTCGCGGAGCGTGCCAATCAGCCTGCCTGGATGCCCTGGGCCCTCGCCGTGGAAGCCAGCATCCTGGAGGAAATCATCTTCCGGCTCTTCCTGATGAGCGGGGTGATCTGGCTGGCGCCTCGAATCCTCCGCGCGAAGCGGCGTGACCAAGCCTCGCCGGCCCTCGTCTGGACGGCTATCGGCATCTCGGCGCTCGCCTTCGGATTGGTCCACCTGCCGTCCTGGACGGCCGCGGTGCATCCGACCCTGTTCCTGGTCGCCTCGGTGCTGGCCCTGAATGGCGCCGCGGGAGTGGTGCTTGGATGGATCTACTGGAACTGGGGAATCGAGGCGGCGATCCTCTGCCATTTCGCGGGAGACATGATGCTGCAGGGGATCGGCCCGCGGCTGATGGGCAGCTGA